One genomic segment of Thermoplasmatales archaeon includes these proteins:
- a CDS encoding aminoglycoside phosphotransferase family protein, with translation MPSDQDKRFLLQCLNKAKNVKYDIDASDYVVLRETHANLVLLIDKEYVFKFQKDTENSKRLEMEINLSKILSDSPISIPNYIFTNQDNNEKFGGYMFIKGEPISERKSLSKIMLKQLVDILNYLHKKEYNEIKGSGINFYTPLSWKIQFEDLMNNVKQNVFPLLDKELQKLIESEFENFLQKNYEFEPSLVHGDLYKDNVLVLGDKISAIIDWGYASFGDPAIDIAAIAVDFPNEAARIVESLDYRLDDDASTRIEFYIRTEPLFEIMDGRLMNNSSLIRSGLERLRTSLYRRFVL, from the coding sequence ATGCCGAGTGATCAAGATAAGAGATTTCTTCTTCAGTGCCTGAATAAAGCTAAGAATGTGAAATACGACATTGATGCATCTGATTACGTGGTTCTTAGAGAAACACACGCTAACTTAGTGCTCCTAATCGACAAGGAATATGTTTTCAAATTTCAGAAAGACACTGAAAACTCAAAAAGACTGGAGATGGAGATCAACTTATCGAAAATACTGAGCGATTCTCCGATATCCATTCCAAACTATATCTTCACAAATCAGGATAACAATGAGAAATTTGGTGGGTATATGTTTATCAAAGGAGAACCGATTAGCGAAAGAAAAAGTCTGTCAAAGATAATGCTTAAACAATTAGTGGATATTCTAAATTATCTCCATAAGAAAGAATATAATGAGATTAAAGGATCAGGGATTAATTTCTACACACCGCTATCCTGGAAAATACAGTTTGAAGATTTAATGAACAACGTCAAGCAAAATGTATTTCCATTATTGGATAAAGAGCTCCAAAAATTAATAGAAAGTGAATTTGAGAATTTTCTCCAAAAAAACTACGAATTTGAACCGTCACTTGTTCACGGAGATCTGTACAAGGATAATGTTTTAGTTCTTGGAGATAAAATATCTGCAATCATAGACTGGGGATATGCATCATTTGGGGATCCTGCTATAGATATAGCTGCGATAGCCGTTGATTTTCCAAACGAAGCGGCCCGGATAGTTGAGTCCTTAGATTACCGACTCGACGATGATGCGAGCACTAGGATTGAATTTTACATCAGAACTGAACCTCTTTTTGAGATCATGGATGGACGCTTAATGAACAATTCCAGCTTAATTCGTTCTGGTTTAGAAAGACTCAGGACCTCTCTCTATAGGCGATTCGTTCTATAA
- a CDS encoding glycosyl hydrolase-related protein: MQDELQTKILRKLSDIISMSYTFIKIIDYININDRKIKLPFTMRVDPRDNINIKINVFFPQLDSDERYLLFIDMTGIGVVSTDDIEDQTIDPGHKFIFLRNKVENIEINASSTSFFGSSMWNFTVSRVIISKINWKKFSYALYLKNVVKYYIYRNDEIALEKILDSLYSVHETPNILQIAAASIMGHNTYGDYEQLVDFYSIPISDASLADLKFGTYKLESLEKVSDQVIQSMDGDIYLMGHCHIDAAWLWPYSETRKKVKRSFLNTLKLYREGYSFVYAQSSALYYKWIEDQNKVLFDEIKHAVANGMWLPVGGMWVESDTNLVLGESLARQFLFGQDYFREKFGRYSRIGWLPDTFGFSAQLPQIMAESHIEVFITHKLRWNDTTYFPYNFFVWTGIDGTYIPSILVNETYNGNMEYDQIAREISGLKKMGKPYVYPYGYGDGGGGPNVEMIELMQFLPNLVKGTHQLFSEGDFLKDVKHASESSEKVAGELYVENHRGTYTTNNKIKKKVSQLEDLLISADFVSSVGVLKGSKCEPNALRKEWETLLTAEFHDVIPGSANYFAYLEAFADLDNAIAETLKYIEEKMTDICEKYNLSAGYVVLNQSQYQLNTFLDLSKNAINLEAKRTDSYGYIQAEPFCVTVERELTEIVNPCINDVPFKVEQTDRYIHVTTKIYDFWLNLDGSFKIDNDGKNIIHNAATEIMEDLPAKFDAWNIDYDTLEKRRILNKGKCNIMYEDEGSFLILKSNVTYEDGSTIIQKFILNSLNKVVEVENNIKLSNREKLVKTFFNSSVMTKRLICEIPFGVIERDFEGALNNPKFEFPALRFVNWSDASNGFSLVSRDLHGYSFVNGELGITLAKIPLYPNPFSDIEGVVNTFYILLDKDYKEVFKQCNFIFHPPIIYQSKNKKGRSSKEKLFPVEETGVEIEAIKPAKSNDGLIVRSYAFNKPAKLKFNFATISDIYKTDITEDTYSEKLNGDIDYNKFEIKTLFLRVKD, encoded by the coding sequence ATGCAGGATGAATTGCAGACAAAAATTCTAAGAAAATTGAGTGATATTATTTCAATGAGTTATACTTTCATAAAAATAATAGACTATATCAACATTAATGATCGAAAGATCAAATTACCCTTTACAATGAGAGTTGATCCAAGAGATAACATAAACATAAAGATCAACGTATTCTTTCCCCAATTAGATAGTGATGAAAGATACCTTTTGTTTATCGATATGACTGGCATTGGGGTAGTATCAACAGATGACATTGAGGATCAAACTATAGATCCTGGGCATAAGTTCATATTCTTAAGGAATAAAGTAGAAAATATAGAGATCAATGCAAGTTCCACTTCATTCTTTGGAAGTAGTATGTGGAATTTCACTGTAAGTAGAGTGATAATTTCAAAAATAAACTGGAAAAAGTTTTCTTATGCTTTATATTTGAAAAATGTCGTAAAGTATTATATTTACCGCAACGATGAAATAGCACTTGAGAAGATACTAGACAGCCTTTATTCTGTGCATGAGACACCAAATATATTGCAGATAGCAGCAGCGAGTATAATGGGTCATAACACCTATGGCGATTACGAGCAACTTGTTGATTTCTATTCGATTCCAATAAGTGATGCTTCTTTGGCAGACTTAAAATTTGGAACTTATAAGTTAGAATCTCTTGAGAAAGTTTCAGATCAAGTGATACAATCTATGGATGGGGACATATATCTTATGGGTCATTGCCACATTGATGCGGCTTGGCTGTGGCCGTACAGCGAAACTAGAAAGAAAGTTAAACGCTCTTTCTTGAATACTCTTAAGTTGTACAGAGAGGGATATTCTTTTGTCTATGCCCAAAGCTCAGCTTTATATTATAAGTGGATAGAAGATCAAAATAAAGTGTTATTCGATGAAATAAAACATGCTGTGGCAAATGGAATGTGGTTGCCCGTTGGTGGAATGTGGGTTGAATCGGACACAAATTTGGTTTTAGGTGAATCACTTGCAAGGCAGTTCCTATTTGGACAGGATTATTTCAGGGAAAAGTTTGGCAGATATTCAAGAATAGGATGGTTACCAGACACATTTGGCTTTAGTGCTCAACTACCCCAAATTATGGCTGAAAGTCATATAGAAGTTTTTATTACTCACAAGTTAAGATGGAATGATACCACATATTTTCCTTATAATTTTTTCGTGTGGACGGGTATAGATGGTACATATATTCCAAGCATATTGGTGAATGAAACATATAATGGAAATATGGAATATGACCAAATAGCTAGAGAAATATCAGGTCTTAAAAAAATGGGAAAACCGTATGTGTATCCTTATGGGTATGGCGATGGTGGAGGAGGTCCAAATGTTGAGATGATTGAACTCATGCAGTTTCTACCAAACTTAGTAAAGGGAACACATCAGCTGTTCTCAGAGGGCGATTTCTTGAAAGACGTGAAACACGCTTCTGAAAGTTCTGAAAAAGTTGCTGGTGAGCTTTATGTCGAGAATCACAGAGGAACTTATACAACAAACAATAAGATCAAGAAGAAAGTTTCTCAGTTAGAAGATCTACTTATTTCTGCTGATTTTGTTTCGTCCGTAGGTGTTTTGAAAGGATCTAAATGCGAACCGAATGCGCTAAGGAAAGAATGGGAAACTTTGCTCACAGCGGAATTTCATGACGTTATTCCCGGATCGGCTAACTACTTTGCATACTTAGAGGCTTTTGCTGATCTGGACAATGCTATTGCAGAAACTTTGAAGTATATAGAGGAGAAAATGACCGATATTTGTGAAAAATACAACTTATCAGCGGGTTATGTGGTCTTAAATCAGAGTCAGTACCAACTTAATACATTTCTTGATCTCTCAAAAAACGCTATAAATCTTGAGGCAAAACGTACAGATTCATATGGATATATTCAAGCAGAGCCTTTCTGCGTAACTGTAGAGAGAGAGCTGACCGAAATTGTGAACCCATGTATTAATGATGTCCCATTCAAAGTTGAACAGACAGATAGATATATTCACGTGACTACGAAGATTTATGATTTTTGGCTTAATCTAGATGGGTCCTTTAAAATTGATAATGATGGTAAAAATATAATTCATAACGCTGCTACAGAGATTATGGAAGACTTACCAGCTAAATTTGATGCCTGGAATATAGATTATGATACCCTGGAAAAGAGGCGAATTCTAAACAAAGGAAAGTGCAATATTATGTACGAGGATGAAGGCTCATTTTTGATCTTGAAATCTAACGTTACTTACGAAGACGGTTCTACAATAATACAAAAATTTATACTAAATTCCTTAAATAAAGTTGTGGAAGTAGAGAACAACATTAAGCTTTCGAACAGGGAAAAACTGGTTAAAACGTTCTTTAATTCTAGCGTTATGACAAAACGCTTAATCTGTGAAATACCATTTGGGGTTATTGAACGAGATTTTGAAGGAGCATTAAATAATCCGAAATTCGAATTCCCCGCACTTCGTTTTGTAAACTGGTCAGATGCTAGCAATGGTTTTTCCTTGGTGTCCAGAGACTTACATGGATATAGCTTCGTCAACGGAGAGCTAGGAATAACCTTAGCGAAGATCCCGTTGTATCCAAACCCATTTTCTGATATTGAGGGAGTCGTTAACACATTCTATATCCTGTTGGATAAGGACTATAAAGAGGTTTTCAAGCAATGTAATTTCATATTCCATCCACCAATCATCTATCAGTCTAAGAACAAAAAAGGGCGTTCTTCTAAGGAAAAATTATTTCCGGTAGAGGAGACCGGCGTAGAAATAGAAGCAATTAAACCTGCAAAGTCAAATGATGGCCTTATTGTGAGATCCTATGCGTTTAACAAACCGGCTAAACTCAAATTTAATTTCGCCACTATATCAGACATTTATAAAACAGACATTACTGAAGATACGTATTCTGAAAAGCTGAATGGCGATATAGATTATAATAAATTTGAAATTAAGACCTTATTCTTGCGAGTAAAGGATTAG
- a CDS encoding carbohydrate ABC transporter permease, whose protein sequence is MKVTSLGSYIVLTIIAILFIIPFVWVFEEGFSSVSNIGFGDFGHFTLIAYSDIFHVYYFRLAIINGLIQSLGGMAFSIAFSILAAYVFSRRRFPGRIAILLTILFFTGFPVFSLLIPTYVFYIKTVLYNTQFGVILFLGVLNLPITVWLLKNSFDQIPKSIEKAAIIDGASPLQSIFNVFLPMAFPSIAVLILLDFITNWGNFYVPYILLSSQHLFPISVYIYSYFGAYSVKYNELAAASVIYTIPTLILYIFAQKYLIKAFSIGGVKG, encoded by the coding sequence ATGAAAGTTACAAGTTTGGGGTCTTATATCGTTTTAACGATAATTGCGATTTTATTTATAATCCCTTTTGTTTGGGTTTTCGAAGAGGGATTTTCATCTGTTAGCAATATAGGTTTCGGTGACTTTGGCCATTTTACACTAATTGCCTATTCCGATATTTTTCATGTGTACTATTTTAGATTAGCTATAATCAATGGGTTGATTCAGTCACTAGGCGGCATGGCATTTTCTATAGCATTTTCTATATTAGCCGCGTATGTATTCTCTAGACGTAGATTCCCGGGTAGGATAGCCATTTTACTCACGATATTGTTCTTCACTGGATTCCCAGTTTTTTCTTTGTTGATACCAACTTACGTTTTTTACATAAAAACCGTGCTTTATAATACCCAGTTTGGTGTAATATTATTTCTTGGGGTTTTGAATCTTCCTATAACTGTATGGCTGTTGAAAAATTCTTTTGACCAAATCCCAAAGTCCATTGAGAAGGCGGCCATAATAGATGGAGCTTCACCTCTTCAATCCATCTTTAATGTTTTTTTACCCATGGCGTTTCCCTCCATAGCGGTTCTGATTTTATTGGATTTCATAACAAATTGGGGAAATTTTTATGTGCCATATATCCTATTGTCGTCACAACATCTCTTTCCGATTTCCGTTTATATATATAGTTATTTTGGCGCATACTCAGTTAAATACAATGAATTGGCAGCGGCTTCAGTGATATATACTATTCCCACTTTGATCCTTTATATTTTTGCGCAGAAATATCTTATTAAGGCATTCTCTATAGGTGGAGTGAAGGGGTGA
- a CDS encoding extracellular solute-binding protein → MNKTGIIAIIVVIVVVVAGLGVYFGLYYHPTTKKVETISIAAPIYGASAAKWENFINNSTAAWQRAHPGVKISFVGPFDASSEGNYYTKLDLMTSSPSTAPSVMLEDMFYTATYASDHVLSPLNSYLNSSERSLYFPSALGQMTINSTLYGLPAQVTDTLIYYNMTLFKEAGIALPWQPANWTDIITTAQTLQSKLGSSISGFIPMNVYTDTRGDEASTFTGFEGLLYGTGWGLYNFTSSKWYGFNPGLNATLHFYKTIFVTDHLASVDLSTTPYITTGQYMQEGKLGIAIDGSWMFGYQWASGSAHYISNFSKYIGVAKIPTEFGQSPNYSSMVGGWGWAMYNGVSNKSLVYSFMSALDNTTNQIAINLPGGALAGGLPTTTNAVSNPQFSKLMPADPSLDTFFTNILAYGNYRPPVAAYPTVSDALQAAMSDVVVAGKSVSQALSTYDSTLVGALGASQVQSVYGPTVGPSLTTYEPTNSIQHILNFESLSSTNYYNNMYLLVPRIGR, encoded by the coding sequence ATGAATAAAACAGGAATAATTGCAATAATTGTTGTAATCGTTGTTGTTGTGGCGGGGTTAGGTGTTTATTTTGGTCTGTACTATCATCCCACGACAAAAAAAGTAGAAACTATTAGTATAGCTGCCCCAATATATGGTGCGTCGGCAGCCAAATGGGAAAATTTCATAAATAACTCTACAGCTGCTTGGCAAAGAGCTCATCCAGGCGTTAAGATATCTTTTGTCGGTCCCTTTGACGCGAGTAGCGAAGGGAATTATTACACAAAACTTGACCTGATGACTTCGAGTCCGTCTACTGCGCCTAGTGTAATGTTAGAGGACATGTTTTATACAGCCACTTATGCATCAGATCATGTTCTTTCACCTCTCAATAGTTATTTGAATAGTTCAGAGAGATCATTGTATTTTCCTTCGGCACTTGGTCAAATGACCATAAATAGCACTCTATATGGACTGCCCGCTCAAGTTACAGATACACTTATATATTATAACATGACGTTGTTTAAGGAAGCTGGGATAGCTTTGCCTTGGCAGCCGGCCAACTGGACTGATATTATAACCACAGCTCAAACCCTTCAATCAAAATTGGGTTCATCTATTTCTGGATTTATCCCTATGAATGTATATACTGATACTAGAGGCGACGAAGCTTCAACATTCACTGGATTTGAAGGATTACTTTATGGAACCGGTTGGGGGCTCTACAACTTTACAAGTTCAAAATGGTATGGATTTAATCCTGGATTAAACGCAACATTACACTTTTACAAAACAATTTTTGTAACAGATCATTTAGCTTCCGTTGATTTGAGCACAACTCCGTATATAACAACTGGGCAATATATGCAAGAGGGGAAACTGGGCATAGCTATTGACGGAAGTTGGATGTTTGGCTATCAATGGGCATCAGGATCTGCACATTATATATCGAACTTCTCAAAATATATTGGAGTTGCGAAAATACCGACAGAATTTGGTCAAAGTCCTAACTACAGTTCCATGGTAGGTGGGTGGGGCTGGGCCATGTATAATGGAGTATCTAATAAGTCCCTAGTTTATTCGTTCATGTCGGCATTAGACAACACCACCAATCAAATTGCCATAAACCTTCCTGGTGGAGCGCTTGCAGGAGGACTTCCAACAACAACTAATGCGGTTTCTAACCCACAATTTAGCAAGTTGATGCCTGCGGATCCGTCTTTGGACACGTTCTTTACAAACATTTTGGCTTATGGAAATTATAGACCACCAGTTGCAGCGTATCCGACGGTATCGGATGCGTTACAAGCAGCAATGAGTGATGTCGTTGTCGCTGGTAAATCTGTAAGTCAAGCACTATCTACGTATGATTCCACTTTGGTAGGTGCTCTTGGGGCTTCACAGGTTCAAAGCGTATACGGTCCTACTGTAGGGCCGTCACTAACAACCTATGAACCTACCAATTCAATTCAGCATATCCTGAATTTCGAAAGTCTATCATCAACAAACTACTATAACAATATGTACCTACTTGTACCAAGAATTGGAAGGTAA
- a CDS encoding ABC transporter ATP-binding protein, which yields MVSVELSKIIKKFSNTVVLDNLNLFAKDKEFFILLGASGSGKSTTLNIISGLEKASSGDILFDGNNVNALGPMQRGVAMVFQDYALYPHMTVFNNMAFPLKMRHFSKESIIKKVNEVADLLGLNELLTRYPRELSGGQAQRVALGRALVRDPSIFLLDEPLSNLDAKIRSQIRIELKLIQQNLGKTFIYVTHDQQEAMSLGDHIAILHNGKLEQTGSPMEIYKKPTNEYVAAFLGEPVINFFDLEKRSDKYYSEDLIISNHSNELKEITVGIRPESFAMDKHRDGDIAIKITPKAIEALGAYTLIVANTNSGKEIRIRTDTPKKVELSKEMVVYVPFSEIYIFDNNGSRIDNL from the coding sequence ATGGTATCCGTAGAACTAAGTAAAATCATAAAAAAATTTTCTAATACAGTTGTGCTAGATAATTTGAATTTATTTGCGAAAGACAAGGAATTCTTTATTTTATTAGGTGCGTCTGGTTCAGGTAAATCTACAACTCTAAATATAATTTCTGGCCTTGAAAAAGCATCTTCTGGAGATATCTTGTTTGATGGAAACAACGTAAACGCTCTTGGACCCATGCAAAGAGGAGTCGCTATGGTTTTTCAAGACTATGCACTTTATCCACATATGACTGTATTTAATAATATGGCGTTTCCACTAAAAATGAGGCATTTCTCAAAGGAAAGCATCATTAAGAAGGTTAATGAGGTGGCAGACTTATTAGGTTTGAATGAGCTCTTGACCAGGTACCCGCGAGAATTGTCTGGAGGGCAGGCTCAGAGAGTGGCCCTGGGCAGGGCTCTTGTAAGAGATCCGTCCATTTTTCTTTTAGACGAACCGCTTTCAAACCTAGACGCAAAGATCAGAAGCCAAATAAGGATAGAACTTAAGTTGATACAGCAAAATCTTGGAAAAACATTCATATATGTCACTCACGACCAGCAAGAAGCAATGTCGCTAGGCGATCATATTGCTATACTTCATAACGGTAAACTTGAGCAAACCGGAAGCCCGATGGAAATATACAAGAAACCAACAAATGAATACGTGGCCGCTTTTCTTGGTGAGCCTGTTATTAATTTCTTCGATCTTGAAAAAAGGAGTGACAAGTACTACAGTGAGGATTTAATAATAAGCAATCACTCAAATGAATTAAAAGAAATAACCGTTGGCATACGACCTGAAAGTTTCGCAATGGATAAGCATAGGGATGGCGATATAGCTATAAAAATAACACCGAAGGCTATCGAAGCACTTGGGGCATACACATTGATTGTCGCGAATACAAATAGCGGCAAGGAAATTCGCATAAGAACCGATACTCCCAAAAAAGTAGAATTATCCAAGGAAATGGTTGTCTACGTGCCTTTTTCTGAAATTTATATTTTTGACAATAACGGGTCTAGAATTGATAATCTATGA
- a CDS encoding transcription factor S, translated as MFCPKCGSLMTRSGNKLVCGSCGYTEDVPNGNSGQIVSKSSHKEVILIREEKSAEPLDSDAVCPKCGHRGAYYLLKQTRSADEPETKFYTCESCGYRWREY; from the coding sequence ATGTTTTGCCCAAAATGTGGTTCACTTATGACACGTTCAGGTAACAAACTTGTATGTGGAAGTTGCGGATACACGGAGGATGTTCCAAACGGGAATTCCGGGCAAATAGTGAGCAAGAGTTCGCACAAAGAAGTCATATTGATTCGCGAGGAGAAAAGTGCAGAACCTCTTGATTCTGATGCGGTCTGCCCAAAGTGTGGGCACAGAGGCGCTTATTATCTCCTTAAGCAGACTCGTTCTGCAGATGAGCCGGAAACAAAATTTTATACTTGTGAATCTTGTGGATATAGGTGGCGTGAATACTGA
- a CDS encoding CoA-binding protein yields the protein MAGYDENKIPEILRNSKTVAVVGISDKADRDSFRVATYLRKNGFDIIPVNPAIAEWEGLKSYPNLASIPKNKNIDIVDIFRKPEVVPKIVEEGLEIHPKVIWMQEGVINGNGARLAKENGILVVMDRCMMKEHSRLK from the coding sequence ATGGCTGGCTACGATGAGAACAAGATTCCAGAGATTTTAAGGAATAGCAAGACTGTTGCAGTTGTTGGGATATCTGATAAGGCGGATAGAGATAGCTTCAGAGTCGCTACGTACCTGAGAAAGAATGGGTTTGATATCATTCCAGTGAATCCGGCTATTGCGGAATGGGAAGGTTTAAAATCGTACCCGAATTTAGCCAGTATTCCTAAAAATAAGAACATTGATATTGTAGACATATTCAGAAAACCCGAAGTCGTGCCAAAAATTGTGGAAGAAGGTCTTGAAATACACCCTAAGGTGATATGGATGCAGGAGGGAGTAATCAACGGCAATGGTGCTAGGCTTGCGAAGGAAAATGGGATTCTTGTTGTTATGGATCGGTGCATGATGAAAGAGCACAGCAGGCTAAAATAA
- a CDS encoding hemerythrin domain-containing protein, with protein MDLAELLMLDHLAIRSKGHWNIPGKNTEIFIDFATFIDDCHVQVEERVFFPTITEFEWEDRESFKKTVDRIKADHKLIKTLGDNLKKWLSSGNSNFELRLPLYYKTVEEHNSSEEKSIFNRWPVLAEEARKNALKESLDIIDGFGIDRYVSETESSEEFIFYIKNIK; from the coding sequence ATGGACCTAGCCGAATTGCTTATGCTTGATCACCTGGCAATAAGATCAAAAGGGCACTGGAATATTCCAGGAAAGAACACTGAAATTTTTATCGATTTTGCTACTTTCATAGATGACTGTCATGTTCAGGTTGAAGAAAGGGTATTCTTCCCTACAATAACTGAATTCGAATGGGAAGATAGGGAATCTTTCAAGAAAACGGTAGATAGAATTAAAGCAGATCACAAACTAATAAAGACACTTGGCGATAATTTGAAGAAATGGCTGTCTTCAGGAAACAGTAATTTTGAGTTGAGGTTGCCATTGTATTACAAAACGGTTGAAGAGCATAATTCCAGCGAGGAAAAATCAATTTTTAACAGGTGGCCAGTTCTTGCAGAAGAGGCAAGGAAAAACGCTCTGAAAGAATCGTTAGACATCATAGATGGCTTTGGCATTGACAGATATGTGTCTGAAACAGAAAGTTCAGAGGAGTTTATTTTTTATATTAAGAATATAAAATGA
- a CDS encoding sugar ABC transporter permease, with product MFLGSILAYVLNGTKKLFATIITLIILMAWATPQVVAGITWYSTVSYIPAGFLNFIITRFGGTPIDFLSRSSALYVIIFANIWLGLGFSVLLFTSSLKNISPSIIKATIVDGANPFSRFFRIIFPMMKDTILTDLILITLWTLGTFTMIYVLTDGGPANVTDLLTIYQYHTAFSLFSIGLANAIGVIIILMGVVMSLLYLRFVKVQG from the coding sequence ATGTTTTTGGGTTCTATACTTGCTTATGTGCTGAATGGAACAAAAAAGCTTTTTGCCACGATAATTACACTAATAATATTAATGGCTTGGGCTACACCTCAAGTTGTGGCAGGCATTACGTGGTATAGTACTGTTAGTTATATCCCTGCTGGTTTCTTAAATTTCATTATAACTCGTTTTGGAGGTACACCTATAGATTTCCTCTCGAGAAGCAGTGCTCTTTATGTGATTATATTTGCCAATATATGGTTAGGCTTGGGTTTTTCTGTTCTTCTTTTTACTTCAAGCCTTAAAAATATCAGTCCCTCCATTATAAAAGCCACAATTGTTGATGGGGCTAATCCATTCTCGCGTTTTTTTAGAATTATATTTCCTATGATGAAAGACACAATTCTTACTGACCTGATACTGATAACGTTGTGGACCTTGGGAACGTTCACTATGATCTATGTTTTGACAGACGGTGGTCCAGCTAATGTCACTGACCTGTTAACTATCTATCAATATCACACGGCATTCTCTCTTTTCAGCATAGGTCTTGCCAATGCAATCGGGGTGATAATAATACTTATGGGTGTGGTGATGTCTCTTCTGTATTTACGGTTTGTAAAGGTTCAAGGTTAG
- a CDS encoding signal recognition particle protein Srp54: MVLEGLGSSLRETIRKISNSSYVDKQMIDEIIRDIQRALLKADVNVKLVLELTSTLVKRVNEEKSPAGMPQQDFVIKIIYEELLKILGENSTLKLKPQTIMLVGLYGQGKTTSAGKLSRFFHKKGLSVGVIAADVHRPAAYDQLEQIARSLNIQFYGERNDKNPVKIVKAGLESLKDLKVKIIDTSGRDSLDNELIEEIRDLKKSINPDEVLLVIDATIGQQAGPQASAINEAVGITGVIITKMDGTGKGGGALSAVATIHSPVYFIGTGEHLEDLEIFDAKKFLSRLLGLGDLETLLETFKETNITEEEAEESMSKLMSGKFNLKDMYDLWEKFAQPGIIKRMFNALPLSKMPGSKQLESVDIDSAQSKLENYRVILDSMTYYELEHPDEINAKRIARVARGSGKSEADIRTLLREFKSMKNNLKALKGNRGFKKMLKNQIRSGNFGLDQLENIE, translated from the coding sequence ATGGTTCTAGAAGGTCTCGGGAGCTCCCTCAGGGAGACCATAAGGAAGATATCTAATTCGAGTTACGTCGATAAGCAGATGATCGACGAGATCATCCGTGACATTCAGAGAGCTCTTCTCAAGGCAGATGTGAACGTAAAGCTTGTTCTAGAACTCACTAGCACTTTGGTGAAGAGAGTTAACGAGGAAAAATCACCTGCAGGAATGCCTCAGCAGGACTTTGTTATAAAGATTATTTATGAGGAGCTCCTGAAAATACTAGGCGAGAATTCGACATTGAAACTCAAGCCACAGACGATAATGCTTGTCGGCCTTTATGGTCAAGGCAAAACGACGTCAGCAGGCAAACTTTCAAGGTTTTTTCATAAAAAAGGCCTTAGCGTAGGAGTAATAGCAGCCGATGTTCACAGACCCGCGGCCTACGATCAGCTGGAACAGATTGCAAGGTCGCTGAATATCCAGTTCTACGGAGAACGCAATGATAAGAATCCGGTAAAGATAGTTAAAGCGGGTCTTGAGTCCCTAAAGGATCTAAAAGTAAAAATCATAGACACGAGTGGTAGAGACTCTCTAGACAATGAACTCATTGAGGAGATCCGGGATCTAAAGAAGTCTATTAACCCTGATGAAGTATTACTAGTGATAGATGCGACGATAGGTCAACAGGCTGGTCCACAAGCTTCTGCAATAAATGAAGCTGTAGGGATAACTGGCGTGATAATAACTAAGATGGATGGGACGGGAAAGGGTGGCGGCGCGCTGAGTGCTGTCGCGACCATTCATTCCCCTGTATACTTTATTGGCACAGGTGAGCACCTCGAAGACCTCGAGATATTTGACGCTAAGAAATTTCTTTCAAGATTGCTTGGCCTTGGCGATCTCGAAACCCTCCTTGAAACATTCAAAGAGACAAACATAACCGAGGAGGAAGCAGAAGAATCCATGTCCAAGTTGATGTCCGGGAAATTTAACTTAAAGGACATGTACGACTTATGGGAAAAGTTTGCCCAACCAGGCATAATTAAGAGAATGTTTAACGCTCTTCCATTGTCAAAAATGCCCGGTTCAAAGCAGCTCGAATCTGTTGATATAGATTCCGCGCAATCCAAACTTGAGAACTATAGGGTAATTCTGGATTCCATGACCTATTACGAACTGGAACACCCGGATGAGATCAACGCAAAAAGAATAGCTAGAGTTGCCCGCGGATCCGGAAAAAGTGAGGCAGATATTCGTACGTTACTTCGTGAGTTTAAGTCCATGAAGAACAACCTTAAAGCATTAAAGGGAAACAGAGGTTTTAAGAAAATGCTGAAAAATCAGATTCGAAGCGGTAATTTCGGCCTTGATCAACTGGAAAACATCGAATGA